In Rissa tridactyla isolate bRisTri1 chromosome 2, bRisTri1.patW.cur.20221130, whole genome shotgun sequence, a single window of DNA contains:
- the ACBD7 gene encoding acyl-CoA-binding domain-containing protein 7 encodes MTLQDDFDGAAEDVKKLKTRPTDEELKELYGFYKQATVGDINIECPGMLDLKGKAKWEAWNLKKGLSKEDAMNAYISKAKAMVEKYGI; translated from the exons ATGACTCTCCAG GATGACTTTGACGGTGCTGCAGAagatgtaaaaaaattaaaaacaagaccaACTGATGAAGAACTGAAGGAACTATATGGATTCTACAAACAGGCTACTGTTGGAGATATTAATATAG aatGTCCAGGAATGCTAGATTTGAAAGGCAAAGCCAAATGGGAAGCTTGGAACCTGAAAAAAG GTTTATCAAAGGAGGACGCCATGAATGCCTATATCTCTAAAGCAAAAGCAATGGTAGAAAAATATGGGATCTAG